GTATCGTAAACTGTTCTCGGGCCGGTGCTGAGAGCGTCCCTGCGAAAAGGTCGGGCAGCCACCTGTTATAAAATTCATCAGCTGCCCGAGGGATCGATATTGTGCCTGAACTGCCCGAAGTGGAGGTAATCAGACGGGGCTTGCTGCCGCACCTGCTGCAAAAGAAGGTGACCAGGGTTGTGAGCTGCAACCGTAAGCTCCGCTTCCCAGTGCCGCGAAAAGGTCTCACCTGTTTTGTACAGGGCAGCCGGGTGACAGCTGTTGACCGAAGAGCCAAGTACCTTCTCTTCGCCATGGACAGCGGTGCTCTCATGGTGGTTCACCTTGGGATGACCGGGCGGCTCATATTGATGCCTGCAGGCAGCGCCAGATCTGTTCACGATCACCTGCGCTTTTTTCTGGACAGCGGCAAGGAGCTTCGTTTCAATGACGTGCGCCGCTTCGGATCCGTACGGCTGCTGCAGCCGGGACACGACAATGGCGCACGGGTGTTTGCCGGCCTGGGTCCAGAACCACTGGGCAGGGACTTTTCACCGGAATACCTCTATCGCTATACCCGGGGCAAGAGCAAGCCATTGAAAAACTTGCTCATGGACAGCAGGGCAGTGGTGGGCATCGGCAACATTTATGCAAATGAGATCCTCTTTGCTGCTGGCTTATCTCCAGAGCGCCCGGCTGGCACACTGTCGCGGCAGGGATGCCAGCGGCTGGTGCAGAGCTGCCGTCATGTGCTGCTGCGGGCTATAGAGTGCGGCGGCACTACCATTGCAGACTTTGTCAACAGCAGTGGGAGTCCGGGCTACTTCCAGGCTGAATTGCAGGTTTATGGCCGCAAGGACGAAGCCTGTCTCCGGTGCGGTGCGGCAATTATCCGCCAGAGTCTGGCTGGCCGGGCCACCTTTTCCTGCCCGCACTGCCAGCGGTAACTGCGTGGCCAGCACAGTGAAATGGCCAGGCAGCCGCCCCTGTTTGCTCCAGGGGACCCGGGAACAGCAGCCACACTCTGCTGCCGAGGTCGCATAATTGCCATGAGCAGAAAACTATCGAGCAAAAAGGCCTTTTCCCTGTGGGTGGCTCTTGTGCTGCTGGCTGGCGTGGCCAGCGGCTCCCTGTTGGGGCTTTATCTGGGGTTGTCGCATGATCTGCCCAGCATTCAGAAACTGGAAAACTTTCAGCCCAGTGCTGTGACCAGAGTTTTTTCTGCGGACGGACAGGAGATCGCCGAGTTTTTTGTAGAGAAGCGTGTTCCAGTGCCGCTCGACCGGATACCTGCCTATTTGAAAGACGCAGTGATTGCCACGGAGGATCGGCGCTTCTATCAGCATGCCGGCCTCGACTGGCGGGGTATTCTGCGAGCAGTATGCAAAGACATCCTGTCCATGCGCCTCAAACAAGGCGGCAGCACCATCACCCAGCAGCTTGCCAAGATCCTCTTTCTCAATCCTGAAAAGACCCTGACAAGAAAACTCAAGGAAGCAATCCTGGCCCTGCAGATCGAGCGGCGCTACCGTAAAGACGAAATTCTGGCACTCTATCTGAACCAGATTTACCTTGGCAGCGGCGCCTATGGAGTGGAGGCTGCGGCAAACACCTATTTTGGCAAGCACGTCTGGCAGCTGGATCTGGCCGAGTGCGCCCTGATTGCTGGTCTGCCTCGGGCCCCCAATCGCTACTCGCCGCTTCTTCACCCAGACAGGGCTATGCAGCGAAGGGCTGCGGTGCTCAAGAATCTGCTGCACACAGGATATATCACTGCAGAGCAGTACTCTGCAGCATCAGCAAAACCGCTGCAGCTCGCTGCCGAGCAGAACACCGGCAACAGAGCGCCCTACTTCGTCTCCTATCTCAGACCAAAGCTGGAGAAGATCCTCGGGGAAAACCTCCTCTATAGAGGCGGACTCAGAGTTTCCACCACCTTGCGGGCAGACTGGCAGCAGGCGGCGCGCAGCGCTCTCGAGAGCGGCCTCGAGGTTGTGGATCGCCGCCATCCCGAGAGCAGAGAGCAGGTGGAGGGGGCCATAATCGTCCTCGATGTCCACACCGGCATGATTCGCGCCATGGTAGGCGGCCGCAGCCATGACCGGAGCAAGTTCAACAGGGCCGTACAGGCCAAGCGTCAGCCCGGCTCCGCCTTCAAGCCGATTATTTATGCCTACGCCCTGGAGCACGGCTACACGCAAGCCAGCCGCATCTGGGATGCCCCCATATCCTATCCTCAGAAGAACGGCGGCCGCTGGCAGCCGCAAAACTACTCCGGCACCTACGAGGGCGAAATTACCCTGCGCCGGGCCCTGGAGATTTCCCAGAACATTGTAGCCATCAAGCTGCTGGAGCGACTGGGAGTGAATCCCGTGATCGATTTTGCACACCGCCTGGGCATCAAAAGCAATTTGCAGCCGAACCTCTCCCTGGCTCTGGGCACTTCGGAGGTGAGTCTGTTGGAGCTCGTTTCAGCCTACCAGGCCTTTGCCAATGGCGGCATCTGGATCGAGCCTGCCGGGATAACCGCAGTGGTTGACTCCCACAACCGACCAGTGTGGCAGAACGTTCCCAACAGTTCGGCGGTTCTCACTCAGGAGGCTGCCTATATTCTGACGGATATGCTCAGAGGCGTAATAAAAAGAGGCACTGGCAGAGCAGCAGCCAGACTGCCCTGGCCTCTGGCTGGCAAAACCGGCACCACTGAGGCCAACCGCGATGCTCTTTTTGTGGGCTACTCTCCCCAGGTGGCGGTGGGAGTCTGGGTGGGCTACGACAGCAGCAAGAGTCTGGGACGAGGAGAGACCGGGGCCAGGGCCGCACTCCCTATCTGGAAAAAGGTGATGCGTGCTATTCTGCCGCAGACCGAGAGGAGAGATTTTGAACGACCGGACACGGTGATCCTGGTGCAAATGGATGAAAAGACTGGCAAGCGCGCCACGCAGCAGTGCAGGGATGCAGTCACCGCTGCCTTTGTGAAAGGAACAGAACCAGGCGAGTATTGTGAAGAGGGCAGTGAGACCAGTGGCGGCAAATTTTACTAGCAGTCAGGGCGGCAAGACCCGGGGGATCGCTTCCGCGGCGGCAGCCAGGCCGGAGCATGATTGGTGAAACAACGGGAAAGAAACGAGTGTGCCGTATGAAGGAGAATTCTGCCAGCTATACTGTGGGCGTCCTGTCGGATACGCACGGGTCTCTGCGGCCCGAGGTGCTGAAAATCTTTCGAGAGGTTGACATGATCGTCCACGCTGGTGACATTGGCAGTATCGAAGTGATCGAGGGGTTGCGCAAGGTGGCTCCGGTGGTTGCCGTGCGGGGGAACATGGACTATCAAAGATGGGCCGATTCTCTGCCGGTCAGTGAACTGGTAGAGCTGGGAGAGGTTTTGCTCTATGTGCTGCACGACAGAGCACTGCTTGATCTGGACCCGGCTGCTGCTGGCATCAGCGCCGTGATCAGCGGACACACTCACAGGGCGGCAGTGGAGCAGCGTGGCGGGGTGCTCTATGTTAATCCCGGTACTGCCGGGCCTTTCAGGGGACCAACCTCGGTTGCTCTTCTGCGCATAACAGGCAAGCAAGTGCAGGCGCAGGTGATGCGACTCGACCAGGAAGACTCCTCTGTCCGCAAAAGGGGTGGGTCTCTAAAATAGGGTGGAGCGCCTCAGCGCCAGAGGCTCCAGCAGAGGCTGAACCACACCGGGGCATACAGGAAAAGGTCTGCCAGCAAGATCTCGAGGCGCCGGGGCCGAATGGCGGGGAGTAACGGTGGCAGAGAAGGAAACAGATCCCAGGGGAGTTGACCCCGTGGAAATTCCCATTGACGGCATTCTGGACCTGCATACTTTTTTGCCTGCCGAGGTGAAATCACTGGTGCCCGAGTATCTGCGGGCCTGCAGGCAAGAGGGCATTTTTCAGGTCCGCATAATCCACGGCAAGGGGACCGGTCAGTTGCGCAGAACAGTGCACGCCATACTCGGTCGGCTGCCGGAGGTTGCAGATTTTCGTCTGGCTGAGGGGGGCGCCGGCGGCTGG
Above is a genomic segment from Deltaproteobacteria bacterium containing:
- the mutM gene encoding bifunctional DNA-formamidopyrimidine glycosylase/DNA-(apurinic or apyrimidinic site) lyase, which produces MPELPEVEVIRRGLLPHLLQKKVTRVVSCNRKLRFPVPRKGLTCFVQGSRVTAVDRRAKYLLFAMDSGALMVVHLGMTGRLILMPAGSARSVHDHLRFFLDSGKELRFNDVRRFGSVRLLQPGHDNGARVFAGLGPEPLGRDFSPEYLYRYTRGKSKPLKNLLMDSRAVVGIGNIYANEILFAAGLSPERPAGTLSRQGCQRLVQSCRHVLLRAIECGGTTIADFVNSSGSPGYFQAELQVYGRKDEACLRCGAAIIRQSLAGRATFSCPHCQR
- a CDS encoding PBP1A family penicillin-binding protein, with product MARQPPLFAPGDPGTAATLCCRGRIIAMSRKLSSKKAFSLWVALVLLAGVASGSLLGLYLGLSHDLPSIQKLENFQPSAVTRVFSADGQEIAEFFVEKRVPVPLDRIPAYLKDAVIATEDRRFYQHAGLDWRGILRAVCKDILSMRLKQGGSTITQQLAKILFLNPEKTLTRKLKEAILALQIERRYRKDEILALYLNQIYLGSGAYGVEAAANTYFGKHVWQLDLAECALIAGLPRAPNRYSPLLHPDRAMQRRAAVLKNLLHTGYITAEQYSAASAKPLQLAAEQNTGNRAPYFVSYLRPKLEKILGENLLYRGGLRVSTTLRADWQQAARSALESGLEVVDRRHPESREQVEGAIIVLDVHTGMIRAMVGGRSHDRSKFNRAVQAKRQPGSAFKPIIYAYALEHGYTQASRIWDAPISYPQKNGGRWQPQNYSGTYEGEITLRRALEISQNIVAIKLLERLGVNPVIDFAHRLGIKSNLQPNLSLALGTSEVSLLELVSAYQAFANGGIWIEPAGITAVVDSHNRPVWQNVPNSSAVLTQEAAYILTDMLRGVIKRGTGRAAARLPWPLAGKTGTTEANRDALFVGYSPQVAVGVWVGYDSSKSLGRGETGARAALPIWKKVMRAILPQTERRDFERPDTVILVQMDEKTGKRATQQCRDAVTAAFVKGTEPGEYCEEGSETSGGKFY
- a CDS encoding metallophosphoesterase family protein, producing the protein MKENSASYTVGVLSDTHGSLRPEVLKIFREVDMIVHAGDIGSIEVIEGLRKVAPVVAVRGNMDYQRWADSLPVSELVELGEVLLYVLHDRALLDLDPAAAGISAVISGHTHRAAVEQRGGVLYVNPGTAGPFRGPTSVALLRITGKQVQAQVMRLDQEDSSVRKRGGSLK
- a CDS encoding Smr/MutS family protein codes for the protein MAEKETDPRGVDPVEIPIDGILDLHTFLPAEVKSLVPEYLRACRQEGIFQVRIIHGKGTGQLRRTVHAILGRLPEVADFRLAEGGAGGWGATVVSLRPFSEKEAD